The Silene latifolia isolate original U9 population chromosome X, ASM4854445v1, whole genome shotgun sequence genome contains the following window.
CTAAACAGACTTGAAAAACGTAGTAATGTGGGCCAAAATTATATAACTTGAATATTTACATGCATGAGAAGGCGTTATATGTGTATGGAACAGCCTTCTACATGCATGAAATTTGTCAAAACACAATTTACTTGCGTTATTTAGAGATCGCCTAGGCAGTGCTCGGTCATGGCCTGGGCATTGCTCAAAATGGCCCGTGCCGGCCCACTGTGCTGTGAAATTGACAAATTTATGGAAGAAAAAGGATCGGCCCAGGCCCAAGCCCATGCATGTCGTGCCCGTGTAGTGTCCGTATCGTGCTTGAGCGTGCCTGACCAATTCTTCAACTTTAAGCCAATTTCTATGTATTTTGAGCGTGCCGTGTTGGGCCGTGCCTAAATTATGGCCTAAAGTGCTGATAGGATGGGCCCGACTTCTTCAATAATCACTCACATTTAAGTTTTGGGCTATTCTCATGACTTGAGACTTGAAATGAGAATTAAAGCCCAAAGTAACATGACTAAATTAAGCTCAATTTATTTGCTAAATTATGGCATTTTTTAATGATTTGTAATGAGAAATAACCCATGTCATGGAGAACTAGCCCATTTGGGTTATCTGTGCTTGAAATAACCTTCCATGTGCATGGAATAACCTTGTATGTGCATGATATTAAATGACTTGTCGTACACGATGATGATTCAACTAATCACATTTTATTGTTGGCCTATTCTTTTTACAGCTTTTTAATTACCAAATTTGGAGAAATAATGATCACATTTTTCAGATTTCTTAATACTTGCCTTATGTGCATAAAATGACCTCGTACGTGCATAAAATGACCTTGTATGTGCATGACATAATTTGCTCAGGGAAACACATGTTTTCCATTCTTAAATCCAGAATCACAATTTCATCTTCTCAAATATACAATTTGAAAATCCGGAGGACTCCCGTTACATTTATTACAAAACATTGTAAATGAAGAAAAATAATCCAAAAAACAAGTGTTGTCTTCTCAAATGATTCTAAAAAATTCCGCTGCACAAGTCCAATTCCTCGCCAAAGACTTCAATCTTACACATAAGAAAGCAAATGTCAGCAAAGATAAAAATTAGAGGGAAACAAAAAGGGTAAAAATAGAAAACTTATGCTAATAAGAGACATCACTTAATCGACTAATTGTCAGTGATCCTTTGGTCGGTCACAATTCCTGCTGTCGTGGTTCGCCATCTGCCCACAAGCCTTGCATCTTCTTAGTGGTTTCTTACTGACTTCCCCCGCTCGTTCTCTTTGTGAAATCATTCTTTTTCCCGAGCCTTTGTTTTTGCATTGTCTTGGAGGCAAACTTTTAATTTCGCTAGGCACACTTGTTCCCAAGAGCATTCCAATTTCAGCATTTTTGTCCCTTTTCTTTCCAATACAACTATTACCACCATCATCAGCGACACTACTTGTTGTTTCTGCAAGTACCCTTTCCTTGAACCTGCGTAAAATGGTTAGTAACTCATCATAATTAACAGGACTCTGTTCAACTAGTGACACACAAGTGAACATTTCTGACCACAATTCAGTCAGTTTGTTCTTTTGTTCATCGACTGATATGCAATCAGCAAGCAACTGCCCATCAGAATTGAAAATTGGCTGCCAGGTTGCTAGTTTGCTCCATCTATTAAGTAGGTATTTGCTTGGAATTTTCTCAAAACCATAATCTTTAAGGACACATAGAATATGTCGACAGAGTATTCAATGTCTTTCAAATTTCTTGCAATTGCATACTAGTTTCACTTCATATGTCTTATAACCCACCTTATAGTCTTTCTTTCTCTCACGATCCTTGACGTCTATATAGAGAATTTCAtgattcttatctttttctttgtcCCTAATGGCACATGTAAAGCATGCTGCTTTTATTTCCTCTTTGAACTCATCGAAAATTCTCGGAGTGTAGGTTTCTGCTGCATGCTTTTCTAGGTCTAGAGGAGTAGCCAAGTCAGGAAATGAGTACTTTGATTGTGCAATCagttttgattgagcccatcgtTGTGTATCCATTGCACTCTCAAAGCGCATCCAAAATTCAACAAGGGTCAAATTTGGATTAGTGAAATTGCTAAAAAAATGATTTTCTGACTCGGACCACGAGGTTGTTCTCATCAACCCTCCTAACAACAAGTCACGAAAGTAAGCTGGAATCCAAAATTGTCTAATTTTTCCTGAAGCCACTCATTATCCGACAACCCATGAGCTTCCACAATGGTTGTCCATCTTTCCTCAAATTCAGCAGGCTCCACATCTTCACCCCAAACACATGAGTTTATCTCTTTCAAAAACTCAGTTTCTTTACATATCACAAGCCCTACCTTCTCTGGCAACTTCTTCaatatgtgccacatgcaatatctatATTGCACCTTATCTTTAAAGACTTTCTTAAGTCCTCCTTCTATCCCCAAATCTTTGTAAGTTATTATACACACAGGATAACGACCTCCCGTAGCTTCTAGGAATCTCATAAATAACCAAGCAAATGACTCCTTGCTCTCATTAATAAGAAGTCCAGCCCCAAAGGTCACACATCTCTTATGATGATCCACCCCTGTGAAAGGAGCGAATATCATTCTATACTTATTTGTCCTAAAGGCAGTGTCAAAGGATGTCATGTCCCCAAATAGCAAATAATTTTTTATACTAATAGGGTCAGCCCAGAAAACATGTGACAATCTACCTTTCTCATCTACCTCAAAGTAAAAGTAAAAGGTTGGACACATtctttttattttcataaaatgctCAATAAGCATTTGAGCATCCCCTTATGACAAGAACTTTTTCATATCCCTTGAAAAGTTTTTAAAGTCTTCCTGAAGCACCCATATTCTGATAACATCTGACATACTCCTTAAACATCCTATAGGTCATAATTGGACCTTTGTTAACCTTTGAGTCGTCAACTATCATTTTTTTATAAACTATATTCAATTCTCTCGTTTGCGTCAGATGTACCATTGTTAATGGTGTAGCTGGCATATGATTATGCCTTTCAACAAAACCATAAATTTGGTATTTACCTTTAGCAATTCGTTTAAATTTAATCCTATCAAGGCAACCTACcccagtcctttgcctacggtgttTTTTGCCTTTGGCTTCACATTCTCCAGCCTTATTACACAAACAAGATTTATGTGTAGTGACACCCTGTTTATTCTTTTGTGAGCCTTTTCTAGTCACAAACCCACATTCTTTTCCATATGCTTCATAAAAGGCAATACAGAGTTCAAGTGTATCAAAGACCATACCAATAACAGACTTGAGATGGGTAGGACAACCAAAAATCCGATTCATGTTGCTTGAACCGGACGCCTCCTCCTCCTATGCATCCTCTATTACCTCTGCCTCCTCTATTACCTCTGCCTCGTCTACTATGTCATCTGCAAATGTGATGAAATTAAAGTAGAGTTAGGATTTAGGTTTACTGGATAACTCAAGTATACAATAAAGACGATTATAGAACAAGATTCGATCATTCAACAGATTCAACAGAATTGTACCTTGTACGATTTCTGAATTCAGATTTTCAGGAACATCAATGTTAAGGGCAGATATTTCTGATATGGAATGAGATGCATTAACTTCAACCATCTGTCCTTCATTTGTAATGACATTAGAAGAACTATGTGATCCCATTGAACTAAGAATGTCATTGCTGCAATAACAACCAtttaaaattaaataactaaCAATAAAATCATATCAGGAAATTATTACATAGATATAACCCGAATTTTGATGCACATAGCAATAATTTGATGCACGTAGCTAATAGTTTGACGATTGTAAAACCTGTCTAATTCATAAAACTGAgtcaacaatatcacgatttcaaccaatttaagCAATTTCTCAATTTAccgaaccctaatttctcaaattACCGAACCGTAAGTTCTAAAAATAGCTAAAGACGATGATACAAACAACAAATTCAACTAATTTAATCGATTATTTGATAAATTACAAACAGATcaaaatataaaccctaatttggggcaCATAGCAACAATTTGATGCACGTAGCTAATAGTTTGACGATCGTAAAACCTGTCTAATTCATAAAACTGAgtcaacaatatcacgatttcaacaaatttaaacaatttctcaattttccgaaccctaatttctcaaaatATAAACCATAATTTCACAAAAATTAATCAGCAATTTCGAAATATTACCTTGAATAAAAAGGTTCCATTGATTAAGGACGCGTCGAATAGGTAGATCGTTGAAGAGATTGATGGATCAGTAGTTGAGGATCAATCGTTTCGATCGTAGAAGAAAGAAAGATATAGCTTTGTGGAAGATGGTGACACTCgaggagagagaaagaaatataagAGGGAAAAGAAAATTGGTAAATGACGGAGTTGAGAAGGTTTAGGGGTAGGACCGAGATTGATTTTGGCGCGCTGTACAATCCTCCGTACTATTATTATATTAGATTAAggtggttctcacggttctcattatatgggtggttctcacTAGATCTCGaccttataaatctcttataggttcacaagggtatacttagtatttta
Protein-coding sequences here:
- the LOC141619987 gene encoding uncharacterized protein LOC141619987 → MDTQRWAQSKLIAQSKYSFPDLATPLDLEKHAAETYTPRIFDEFKEEIKAACFTCAIRDKEKDKNHEILYIDVKDHYGFEKIPSKYLLNRWSKLATWQPIFNSDGQLLADCISVDEQKNKLTELWSEMFTCVSLVEQSPVNYDELLTILRRFKERVLAETTSSVADDGGNSCIGKKRDKNAEIGMLLGTSVPSEIKSLPPRQCKNKGSGKRMISQRERAGEVSKKPLRRCKACGQMANHDSRNCDRPKDH
- the LOC141619988 gene encoding protein FAR1-RELATED SEQUENCE 5-like, which gives rise to MCPTFYFYFEVDEKGRLSHVFWADPISIKNYLLFGDMTSFDTAFRTNKYRMIFAPFTGVDHHKRCVTFGAGLLINESKESFAWLFMRFLEATGGRYPVCIITYKDLGIEGGLKKVFKDKVQYRYCMWHILKKLPEKVGLVICKETEFLKEINSCVWGEDVEPAEFEERWTTIVEAHGLSDNEWLQEKLDNFGFQLTFVTCC
- the LOC141619989 gene encoding protein FAR1-RELATED SEQUENCE 5-like, with translation MNRIFGCPTHLKSVIGMVFDTLELCIAFYEAYGKECGFVTRKGSQKNKQGVTTHKSCLCNKAGECEAKGKKHRRQRTGVGCLDRIKFKRIAKGKYQIYGFVERHNHMPATPLTMVHLTQTRELNIVYKKMIVDDSKVNKGPIMTYRMFKEYVRCYQNMGASGRL